One window from the genome of Engraulis encrasicolus isolate BLACKSEA-1 chromosome 16, IST_EnEncr_1.0, whole genome shotgun sequence encodes:
- the LOC134466605 gene encoding protein shisa-like-2A, with protein MTAVCSSYYNASNAFVNGFSCPKPENDARATFCCGFIDMKYCCDDPNSFFPYEYGYMWWLSVGALVGLSIAAVVLLAFLVTVCVLCYLFIVTKPTHPDSGLSLRALEPSAAQRPSEPPGVRRLFQSCKVDCDSQASSDPECLFQRCFTATVTRVNESAPS; from the exons ATGACCGCTGTATGTTCGAGCTACTACAACGCAAGCAATGCATTTGTGAACGGCTTCTCTTGTCCTAAACCAGAAAATGACGCTCGGGCTACCTTCTGTTGTGGATTCATCGACATGAAGTACTGCTGTGATGACCCTAACAGCTTTTTCCCTTATGAATATGGCTACATGTGGTGGCTGAG TGTTGGCGCActtgtgggattgtccatagCTGCAGTTGTTCTGCTGGCCTTTCTTGTAACAGTATGTGTCCTCTGCTACCTCTTCATCGTCACTAAACCCACACATCCTGACAGTGGCTTGTCACTTAGAGCACTAG aaccctCTGCAGCCCAAAGGCCTTCCGAGCCTCCAGGCGTGCGCAGGCTCTTCCAGAGCTGTAAGGTGGACTGTGACAGCCAGGCTTCATCGGACCCGGAGTGCCTGTTCCAGCGTTGCTTCACAGCAACTGTGACCAGAGTGAACGAATCTGCCCCCTCATGA